Genomic DNA from Lactuca sativa cultivar Salinas chromosome 8, Lsat_Salinas_v11, whole genome shotgun sequence:
tttcatggccatcttcatctaactcgtcgagttgttcaaacaactcgtcgagttcactgcTTCCTTCAtctggctcgccgagttgttcatccaactcgttgagttcgatGCACATCTTCATATGACCCGCCAAGTCGTCTTcgcgactcgctgagtcctttcAGTCATTTAAACATGCAGACGTctttaagccatggcaaggccccaaattgcagatccaacCCCCTTAGgcctgcttatcacgtaaagttgcaaactttacgtgcatgcattgcTTCACAAGCTCCTAATGCCAAAACCATACTTTTAATGGGTGTTCATGGACCAAGGGAACCTTAATCTTGACTAAATTTggaactttatgcttgtatgCTCCAAGGAgggtcagatctgaagttacaactttagatctagccCATAGATTGTCATACCAACTTGATACCCTCATGGGACCCCTAAACTCATTCAAAGATAAGGTCTAGACTGAAATAGCTAAGGGTAATGGTTTAATACTTTCCCAAGAGATGTCCACAGTAGAAGAATTCAGATCTCCTCCCAGCTCCTTGCCTCAATCAGTTGTTTTCCCCAAACTCCTACACCAAAATCTTCTCCCAAAGCTTCAACACacaaaggcacacacacacacacgagttaGAGATACAAAGGGGGCTGCCAAGGAACTAAAAGAGGCTtgagcttctttaaataggggtgcaaaccccggaaattagggtttctcctttccagctcctactcgccgagtcccacaaaggactcgccgagtagctcacttaattcgcgatcccacccgctgctactcgacgagtagggctaccgactcgtcgagtagggcaaAAGCaagaattttttatttaaaatagtaCCTGAGAATCGAGGTGTTACAGCCAGCTTCGCTTCCTTCTCCAGCGACTCCAATCTATGGTTGTAAGGAACCCTTTTCTTTTCTGTTTCTCCTGAAAATCGATTCTTATATATTGATTTGTTCTTTTTTACCCTGAAGTCGATTATCAGCAGGCCATGATTCATATAGTCTGACCACTTTATCAACATACATTGACTGATTTTGGGAATAGTTATTACtctctccgtcccaaaattattgtccataAACAAAAAACACACTGATTAAGGAAATATTAATTATCACTAACttcatataataaaatgacaggtTTGTCATTGCTtggcatttaatgttccattaaatgcttagttggttaagtaataatgagagggtattttggtaaatatgttatttatttttagaagtgaacTATTATTTTGTGACAAACCAAAAAgcaaagatggactataattttgggacggaggaaGTATTTTATTTCTTAAATTACAGTACATCTTGTTCAAAATCTATGATGGATGAATTTCTGTTGAAGGAATGCCTATATGTGAAGCATTTGCATAGATATAACAACAACCCAACATCTATGATGTTCATGTAAAGTAGGTTGATGAGGTTTGTGTTGATAAACACAAATTAGGAAGGTAATGAAGTTTTCTTTTAATGGCGTTTTATTAATACTTGATACTTCTTTTATACATGCTACATTAAGGTTGGATGTTGTTGTAAGCTTTCGAGATCATGTCTTTCATCTTTGTTTTGATACCCAATGTGTTGTTGCGTGGTATGTTTTGTAATGCAACTTACATTGAACATTTGATTTTTGAATGACATACAAACACTTTTTTATACATAGTGTTAAtaagttattatttttttattgggTTTTCAGGTGAAACAGATGAAGATTTTGCAAGCTTATTTTTCGGAAGTTGTCAAAGTTGGTTATCATTTATGTCTCAACATTAGTTGGATATAGATATATTGAAGACTAAAAGTTCAAATTAAAGTATACCCCATCTTGGAAGATCAAAACTCATAACTCGGTGGGAAAATTTTTGACCTTGTATTTAACTTTGAAACCCTTGGGACATACAAAAAATAATTGTTATTTTTGTGAACTTATCTAAAAAGATCATTACAAATTAATGAagataaattttgatttatattaatttggaatttgtatggtatttatcttttttttttattattcagcaaaaataatataaaatgataaaatggtcattttcataATCCAGCACAATAATTcagaggttccaaccaaacaacatttaaaaatcaacatcttagaaattcagaccctcttagaaattcataCGTCTTAAAAATTCAAATCTTAAATATTCAGATCTGGCCAAACAGCCCGTAAGTCGAATATACAAGATTAAATAAACCGCCACACGAAAATCCGGTTACTTAcgaacaataacaacaacattgTTGGTCATGGGGATCCTTTattccttttcttttaataaaaaatagaaaaggtAGTATAAATATTTCACACATAGAATTTATCCACATTGACTACTCTCATAAGAAAATAGAATAGTAGTTAAAAAAAGTTGGATTTGGAACgaaataatcatataaacatatggatcattttatgtaatttactctatttgaTAATACACAATGATGAATTTTAACGACATAAAATCTTGTAGTCAAACTGGAATTGCGTAACGAATCATGTGATGCTACTCTTTGTTACGTTCACATCATTACAAAATCGTTGCAACAACTAAAACAATTTCGTTTATAATGTTTTCATTTCAAATTAcgttttcatctatcttttcTTTTCATAACGATAAACCGTATAATTTGGTGTTCAAGTTCATTCCAAACACAATTCTACAAGAGAAAATAAACATACACCAATCTCGAAGTCGTTGAATAATAAACCCCAATATTTCCTTCTTATTATTTCATATACAATCTACCTCTTAATTTCCCTCGTTCCCCTATGCCAATGGAGACCATGACAAGGGAACCGAATCTTTTCAGGAGTCAATGGTGGAAGACTTTCTTCAAAATTGCACAAGTTGGTCTACGAATTTTAGTAACCGGATTTGCAACAACTTCTATTGCCACGATGTTGACTAGCAATCAAGAAATCTACATGCCTTACGATGAGACATATATAGCAGTTGCGAAAGCCCATTACAGTTACTCATCAGGATTATGGTGATGACATTATGATTTGATATGATAAATTTTAAGATAAATATACATGCAACATgcttttttgatgtttttgttttcATTTGCTAAATTATAACGTGACGTAATGTAGGTACAAACTGTTAGTAGATGCAGTGTTAGGTGTTTTCTCTCTACTCTCATCGATTCTAGCTTACAAGATGACCAAATTCTCTCATACGGAACCTAAAACAACTCTTCACTTTTTCCTGCTTCTCCTTGATGTGGTGAGTTTGCGATTACAAAATGTCTAGAAATGATAGTTTATTTATACCTTGTTAGTCTGGTTTGATAGAAATACAAAAGCAGAATAGGACATTAAATCAAGAAATCCTAATTATACTATGTGAATTGTGATACAATACAATAAGTGCAGGTGATGACGGTGTTGACTATCTCAGGATGCGCGGCAGCATCGGCCGTGGGGATGGTGGGGCTACGAGGGGTTGAAAAGCCAGGGATTAGCTGGACTCCAATATGTCCACTCGCCAGAAGGTTCTGTGGCATGATCACCCTCTCCGTTGCATCATCTTATGCTTCATTCACTTGCATGATGGCACTCACTTTCCTCTCAGCATGCAAGCTCATGCTACTAGCAACACACTAAAGGGATCGTATATATAGATGTATATTGATTTGACGTTTATTAATTTGTTATTAAATGACGTTT
This window encodes:
- the LOC111912101 gene encoding CASP-like protein 1F2, with translation METMTREPNLFRSQWWKTFFKIAQVGLRILVTGFATTSIATMLTSNQEIYMPYDETYIAVAKAHYSYSSGLWYKLLVDAVLGVFSLLSSILAYKMTKFSHTEPKTTLHFFLLLLDVVMTVLTISGCAAASAVGMVGLRGVEKPGISWTPICPLARRFCGMITLSVASSYASFTCMMALTFLSACKLMLLATH